The Juglans regia cultivar Chandler chromosome 2, Walnut 2.0, whole genome shotgun sequence genome includes a window with the following:
- the LOC108999279 gene encoding two-component response regulator ARR5 has translation MAITGQVLRRNLPENVEVFDDSPSGSLELHVLAVDDSVVDRMVIERLLKISSCKVTTVESGTRALQYLGLDGEKGPVGFDGLKVNLIMTDYSMPGMTGYELLKKIKGSSVLREIPVVIMSSENVLARIDRCLEEGAEEFLLKPVKLSDVRRLKDFITRGEGKDSGERSNHKRKREDDYASSSSPSSLTSPSPSPPSSSSSVLSASPSSSSASSSSSSARMSKRAKLRNKD, from the exons ATGGCGATTACCGGCCAGGTTTTGCGGAGAAACTTGCCAGAGAATGTTGAGGTTTTTGATGATTCACCTTCGGGTTCGCTAGAGCTGCACGTTCTTGCGGTGGATGACAGCGTCGTGGACCGGATGGTCATCGAAAGGTTGCTGAAGATCTCTTCTTGTAAAG TGACGACAGTAGAGAGTGGGACAAGAGCTCTGCAGTATCTGGGGTTGGATGGAGAGAAGGGCCCGGTTGGTTTTGAT GGCTTGAAGGTTAATCTCATAATGACTGATTACTCAATGCCAGGGATGACCGGATATGAattgctcaagaaaattaaG GGATCATCGGTTTTGAGAGAGATACCTGTGGTGATCATGTCATCCGAGAACGTCTTGGCTCGTATTGATAG GTGTTTGGAGGAAGGGGCAGAGGAGTTTCTACTTAAGCCTGTAAAATTGTCAGATGTGAGACGTTTGAAAGATTTCATAACCAGAGGTGAAGGAAAGGATAGTGGAGAAAGAAGCAATCATAAGAGGAAGCGAGAAGATGATTACGCTTCCTCATCCTCTCCATCATCGCTGacatcaccatcaccatcacctccatcttcctcctcctccgTACTCTCGGCATCGCCCTCGTCGTCATCTGCatcgtcgtcgtcatcatctGCGCGAATGTCAAAGAGGGCCAAACTACGTAACAAAGATTGA
- the LOC108999278 gene encoding formin-like protein 8 encodes MPSPSPSSNNAVVKAIAATAATTLVVVGIFLLLFKRFVIARRHKKKKASTIFLREDDEVNLGEFMNFGGNVKGLIVEENGVDVLYLRKLEGGQLETSFPKVVFNPSFEDEKEKRVDVRVEGPRKSQSLEVPLLSECSEGIPLEVVKTVLQIPTQPNILEKETRTPPPPLPKKIPLPPPPPPPPPPPPPFLPAKRSLAPPPPPPPPKVGNSVSLLKPPPAPRTKANNKSWAEASVGESLRMAGTGQRTLKPLHWDKVIANADHSMVWDKIIDGSFRFEDDLMETLFGYANTKNKSLEGGYVLPSSSKSNTATPTQIFILEPRKSQNIAIVLRSIVISRREILDALFEGQGLGADTLEKLTKMAPTKEEEAKILQFNGNTTKLADAESFLYHILKVVPSAFTRFNAMLFRTNYDPDILYLKESLQALELGCKELRTGGLFLKLLEAILKAGNRMNAGTARGNAQGFNLSALRKLSDVKSTDGKITLLHFVVEQVVRSEGRRCLINRNHSLGRRNGQSIGTTNSDSLTAEDRDRESLMLGLPVLEDLSTELSNVKKAAIIEYDNFINMCSTLGGRVTEIRQLMRNCGNDERGVGFVRETKGFLEECEEELKVVRGEQTRVMELVKRTTKYYQAGASISNDKGSHPLQLFVMVKDFLGMVDQVCADISRTIQKKNETAPLGSSPPSTKTPWRLPNFHSHFMSDMSRTSSNESDDDF; translated from the exons ATGCCGTCCCCATCTCCATCCTCAAATAATGCAGTTGTGAAAGCCATTGCTGCCACAGCTGCAACTACTCTAGTTGTTGTTGggattttccttcttttgttcAAAAGATTTGTAATTGCTCGACGtcacaagaaaaagaaagcaagtACAATCTTTCTTCGAGAAGATGATGAAGTGAATCTTGGAGAGTTCATGAACTTCGGAGGAAACGTGAAAGGATTGATTGTTGAGGAAAATGGGGTGGATGTTCTTTATTTGAGGAAACTAGAAGGTGGGCAACTTGAAACTTCTTTTCCCAAGGTAGTATTCAATCCtagttttgaagatgaaaaggaaaagagggTGGATGTTAGAGTTGAAGGACCAAGAAAATCTCAATCTCTGGAAGTTCCATTGCTCTCTGAGTGTTCTGAGGGAATTCCTCTTGAAGTAGTGAAAACAGTATTGCAAATCCCAACCCAACCAAATATTTTGGAGAAGGAAACTCGAACACCACCACCCCCTCTACCAAAGAAGATTCCActgccacctccaccacctccgccgccgccgccaccaccaccatttCTTCCAGCTAAAAGAAGTCTtgcacctccacctccacctccacctcctaAGGTAGGGAATTCGGTGTCATTATTGAAACCCCCACCAGCACCTAGAACAAAAGCAAACAACAAGAGCTGGGCAGAGGCTTCAGTGGGGGAGAGCTTGAGAATGGCAGGTACCGGCCAAAGGACGCTGAAGCCGCTGCACTGGGACAAGGTTATAGCTAATGCTGATCATTCAATGGTCTGGGATAAGATCATTGACGGATCTTTCAG ATTTGAAGATGATCTTATGGAGACTTTGTTCGGATATGCTAATACCAAGAACAAATCCCTTGAAGGAGGTTATGTCCTGCCATCTTCAAGCAAGTCTAACACTGCTACACCAACTCAAATCTTCATCCTGGAGCCACGAAAATCACAGAACATAGCAATTGTGCTAAGATCGATTGTAATCTCGCGCAGAGAAATTCTGGATGCCCTTTTTGAAGGCCAGGGACTCGGTGCTGATACCCTTGAGAAACTCACCAAAATGGCTCCAACCAAAGAGGAGGAAGCTAAAATCCTCCAATTTAATGGCAACACAACTAAACTTGCAGATGCTGAATCTTTCCTCTACCACATCCTGAAAGTTGTTCCTTCGGCATTCACTCGTTTCAATGCAATGCTTTTCAGAACAAATTATGATCCTGATATCCTTTACCTTAAGGAGTCCTTGCAAGCGCTTGAGTTAGGGTGCAAGGAGCTAAGAACCGGAGGGCTTTTCTTAAAACTTCTTGAAGCCATTCTCAAGGCTGGCAACCGCATGAATGCTGGAACTGCTAGAGGCAATGCACAAGGTTTTAACCTCAGTGCTCTTCGAAAGCTCTCTGATGTAAAAAGCACAGATGGAAAGATTACTCTCCTTCACTTTGTGGTGGAACAAGTAGTTCGATCCGAGGGTAGACGTTGTCTGATCAATCGAAACCACAGCCTTGGCAGAAGGAATGGTCAAAGTATTGGCACAACAAATTCAGATAGCCTAACAGCAGaagacagagacagagaatCTCTAATGCTAGGACTACCAGTGCTGGAAGACCTAAGCACTGAATTATCTAATGTGAAAAAGGCAGCCATCATCGAATAtgacaatttcattaatatgtGCTCCACACTAGGTGGTCGTGTAACAGAAATTCGACAGCTTATGAGAAATTGTGGCAATGATGAGAGAGGTGTTGGATTTGTGAGAGAAACGAAAGGATTTCTAGAAGAATGTGAAGAGGAGCTTAAGGTGGTTAGAGGGGAGCAAACACGAGTTATGGAGCTTGTTAAGAGAACAACAAAATACTACCAAGCAGGAGCTTCCATTTCCAATGACAAAGGGTCACACCCACTTCAACTATTTGTGATGGTCAAGGACTTCCTCGGAATGGTCGATCAAGTTTGTGCAGACATTTCTCGGACGATACAAAAGAAGAATGAGACTGCACCTCTGGGATCTTCACCACCCTCGACAAAAACTCCGTGGAGATTACCAAATTTCCACTCACATTTCATGTCGGATATGTCTAGGACATCTTCCAACGAATCTGATGACGATTTCTGA
- the LOC108999281 gene encoding protein EDS1B-like — MAGGGRLGDIIKMDEELIMKTCSSAMNAHKFPGNPFTFEKIRASSDTYTSFIFSFAGSWSISDWQLAQKPFGETQIKTELFPSLRSIGNDEFAMVNQAFQQRFEERILGTSDFRAKDLIH; from the exons ATGGCTGGTGGAGGAAGGCTCGGAGATATCATAAAAATGGATGAAGAGCTTATTATGAAAACTTGCTCTTCTGCCATGAACGCTCACAAGTTTCCAGGGAACCCCTTTACTTTTGAGAAAATCCGTGCATCATCAGATACTTATACGTCCTTCATTTTCAGCTTTGCTGGATCTTGGTCCATAAGCGATTGGCAGCTTGCTCAAAAACCTTTTGGAGAAACCCAGATCAAAACTGAACTGTTTCCTTCTCTTAGAAGTATAGGCAACGATGAATTTGCCATGGTTAATCAAGCTTTCCAGCAGAGGTTCGAGGAGCGGATCTTGGGGACTTCAGATTTCCGAGCTAAG GACCTAATTCACTAG
- the LOC108999261 gene encoding protein EDS1L-like yields MAGGGRLGDIIEMDEELIMKACPSAMNAHKFPEKPFTLEKIRASSDAYTAFIFSFAGSWSVNDWQFAQKPFGETQIKTELFPSLRSIGNDEFAMVNQGFQQRFEERILEASDFRAKVEMAMQESVKGRKQMVFTGHSTGGSIAILATLWFLEKCSIRQDTSPLCVTFGCPLTGNHIFSHALSREKWASYFKHFVMRYDIVPRILFAPIPSIDQKIPPILQLFDAKCKNPALQHFGNITTQQALDFFLTVMRNASAMTSHAACKLMGNTNLLLETATSFISLSPYKPFGTYIFCTGNGKLVVLSNPDAVLQLLFYSCQLSRETDQEVDIARKSLLQHFIYEDELQESLQMQDVHNLDLNQLGTLPLSAEVGGDSATLNSALNDLGLSSRARLCLRAAGELEKRKRGNEDDINGKKTDINKAMKLLEDYQEKSALRNLGSYDAFKLQKDNKDFNANVKRLELAGIWDEIIEMLKRYELPDGFEGDRSWVELGTRYRRLVEPLDIANYYRHSKNEDTGAYMKRGRPKRYRYTQRWWEHAGKMATDASGESNFWAELEEIRSKTGSRAGFEEVKDKVLKLEEGVYKWVCGGDLNMDVFLEESTLVKWWKTLPDEHKCRSRLSRFMNR; encoded by the exons ATGGCTGGTGGAGGAAGGCTTGGAGACATCATAGAAATGGATGAAGAGCTTATTATGAAAGCTTGCCCTTCTGCCATGAACGCTCACAAGTTTCCAGAGAAGCCCTTTACTTTAGAGAAAATCCGTGCTTCATCAGATGCTTATACGGCCTTCATTTTCAGCTTTGCTGGATCTTGGTCTGTAAATGATTGGCAGTTTGCTCAAAAACCTTTTGGAGAAACCCAGATCAAAACCGAACTGTTTCCTTCTCTTCGAAGTATAGGCAACGATGAATTTGCCATGGTTAATCAAGGTTTTCAGCAGAGGTTCGAGGAGAGGATCTTGGAGGCTTCAGATTTCCGAGCTAAG GTGGAAATGGCCATGCAAGAATCTGTGAAAGGTAGGAAGCAAATGGTGTTTACAGGACACTCCACGGGTGGTTCAATTGCCATCCTTGCAACACTTTGGTTCCTGGAAAAATGCTCCATAAGACAAGATACCTCACCTCTCTGTGTGACTTTTGGTTGTCCTCTAACTGGTAATCACATATTTTCACATGCTCTTAGTCGAGAGAAATGGGCTTCCTACTTCAAACACTTTGTCATGAGATATGACATTGTCCCCCGGATCTTGTTTGCTCCTATTCCATCCATTGATCAAAAAATTCCACCAATCCTGCAACTCTTCGATGCAAAATGCAAAAATCCTGCACTTCAACACTTTGGCAATATCACTACTCAACAGgcattggatttttttttaactgtaaTGAGGAATGCATCAGCCATGACAAGCCATGCTGCCTGCAAACTCATGGGGAACACAAATTTGCTCTTGGAAACTGCAACCAGCTTCATATCATTAAGCCCTTACAAACCCTTTGGAACTTACATCTTCTGCACTGGCAATGGAAAACTGGTGGTGTTGAGCAACCCAGATGCTGTTCTGCAGCTACTGTTTTACTCTTGTCAATTGAGCAGGGAAACTGATCAAGAGGTAGACATTGCCCGTAAAAGTCTTCtgcaacattttatatatgaagaTGAACTGCAAGAAAGCTTACAAATGCAAGATGTACACAATCTTGACTTGAACCAATTGGGAACCCTCCCACTGTCTGCAGAGGTAGGAGGTGATAGCGCCACACTCAACTCAGCCTTGAATGATCTCGGATTG AGCTCGAGAGCCAGACTGTGTCTTCGTGCTGCTGGAGAATTAGAGAAGCGAAAACGGGGAAACGAGGATGATATCAATGGGAAGAAGACAGACATCAACAAAGCAATGAAGTTGCTAGAAGACTACCAAGAGAAGAGTGCGCTTCGGAATTTAGGCTCTTATGATGCCTTCAAGCTTCAAAAAGACAACAAGGACTTCAACGCTAATGTGAAGAGACTCGAGCTAGCTGGTATATGGGATGAAATCATCGAGATGTTAAAAAGATACGAACTCCCAGATGGATTCGAGGGTGATAGGAGTTGGGTAGAGCTCGGAACGAGGTATCGCCGCCTTGTTGAGCCCCTGGATATCGCCAACTACTATCGACACTCCAAGAACGAAGACACAGGAGCTTATATGAAGAGGGGCAGGCCAAAGCGTTATAGATACACACAGAGATGGTGGGAGCATGCTGGGAAGATGGCTACCGATGCCAGTGGAGAATCTAATTTCTGGGCAGAGTTAGAGGAGATCCGCAGCAAAACTGGTAGCAGGGCAGGGTTTGAAGAAGTCAAGGATAAAGTTTTAAAGCTAGAAGAAGGTGTGTATAAATGGGTTTGTGGCGGTGACTTGAATATGGATGTGTTCTTGGAGGAATCCACCCTTGTGAAGTGGTGGAAAACACTTCCTGACGAGCATAAGTGTAGATCTCGCCTTTCACGATTCATGAATAGATAA
- the LOC108999292 gene encoding uncharacterized protein LOC108999292, which translates to MFSDSITTASISSAHNARDLGKKRRANRSAKLKQCKLDARREQWLSQCTAKNKECKEEQNSGGQCRKGDKRSLENLEMSSRGEEMHGSIHQYSYFESPSNSPTSANSSILGGADSGTNFTGSNSSSSSSSSSSSGGSCSGCITEDEEGGGEDDGCLDDWEAVADALAADDEDKRQNLNPCSESPPERECRSQLVSPLDGMSLGGGSSKPECPKMVSGAWGNSRAWRPDDACRPSSLPNFSKQQSLPNPDRHYGGGVAWACNRVLPAPSSCPICYEDLDITDSSFLPCLCGFRLCLFCHKRILEADGRCPGCRKPYDTIVEAESSINGGNPTFRMARSCSMIARS; encoded by the exons ATGTTTTCTGATTCAATCACCACCGCTTCGATTTCTTCGGCCCACAACGCCAGGGATTTGGGCAAGAAGAGAAGG GCCAACAGGTCCGCCAAATTGAAGCAGTGCAAGCTCGATGCTCGTCGCGAGCAATGGCTTTCTCAAT GTACCGCAAAGAACAAGGAATGCAAAGAAGAGCAAAACAGCGGTGGTCAGTGTCGCAAAGGGGATAAACGTTCGTTGgagaatttagagatgagttctAGAGGAGAAGAGATGCATGGGTCCATTCATCAATACAGCTATTTCGAGTCGCCGTCGAACAGTCCAACCAGTGCGAATAGTAGTATCTTGGGCGGTGCCGATTCAGGAACAAACTTCACTGGCAGtaatagcagcagcagcagcagcagcagcagcagcagtggTGGGTCCTGTTCCGGGTGCATTACCGAAGAtgaggaaggaggaggagaagatgaTGGATGCTTGGACGATTGGGAGGCCGTGGCAGATGCTTTAGCGGCTGACGACGAAGACAAGCGCCAGAACTTAAACCCGTGTTCCGAATCACCCCCTGAGCGCGAATGCCGTTCCCAATTGGTTTCTCCGCTGGATGGGATGAGCTTAGGAGGTGGGAGTTCGAAGCCAGAGTGTCCTAAAATGGTTTCGGGGGCTTGGGGGAACAGCCGGGCGTGGAGGCCCGACGATGCTTGTCGACCTAGTAGTTTACCCAATTTTTCTAAGCAGCAAAGCTTGCCTAATCCGGACCGGCATTATGGCGGAGGGGTTGCGTGGGCTTGTAACAGGGTGCTGCCTGCGCCATCTTCATGTCCTATATGCTATGAGGATTTGGATATCACGGACTCTAGCTTTTTGCCTTGCTTGTGCGGGTTTAGGCTCTGCCTCTTTTGCCACAAGAGGATTCTTGAGGCGGACGGGCGCTGTCCTGGCTGCAGGAAGCCGTATGATACCATTGTTGAGGCGGAGTCGAGTATTAATGGCGGCAACCCAACATTCCGGATGGCTCGTTCTTGTAGCATGATCGCAAGGTCTTAG
- the LOC108999276 gene encoding uncharacterized protein LOC108999276 codes for MIDAIRFVHLVKETFKDNPEIYRRFIQSLKDYRERRFHTRSLQPSPTEPQPTKDEDNGGYENLESNPKECEDPENEDVDEGSCWRLRSLLILGKEVRQFDILLLSYKGMLEKVGNGYVQAALVLGGVHVTGPHLHTRYIPMDQPAQPFATMGYGSLAAMAIFGSKYREGLTVN; via the exons ATGATCGACGCAATCAGATTTGTGCATTTAGTGAAGGAGACGTTTAAGGACAACCCAGAAATATACCGTCGTTTCATTCAATCACTCAAAGATTACAGAGAAAGAAG GTTTCACACTCGGTCTCTCCAGCCTTCTCCTACAGAACCCCAACCAACCAAAGATGAAGATAATGGTGGCTATGAAAATCTTGAGTCAAACCCAAAAGA GTGTGAAGACCCCGAAAATGAAGATGTCGACGAAGGTAGTTGTTGGAGGTTGAGAAGTCTGCTCATTCTTGGAAAGGAG GTACGACAATTCGATATATTGTTGCTCAGCTACAAAGGAATGCTGGAAAAAGTAGGTAATG GTTACGTGCAAGCTGCTTTGGTTCTTGGAGGAGTTCATGTTACTGGACCTCATCTGCATACT AGATATATCCCCATGGATCAACCGGCACAGCCATTTGCGACGATGGGATATGGATCACTTGCTGCTATGGCCATATTTGGGTCCAAGTACAGAGAAGGGCTGACTGTGAATTAG